The Brenneria rubrifaciens genome has a window encoding:
- the rplJ gene encoding 50S ribosomal protein L10: MALNLQDKQAIVAEVSEVAKGALSAVVADSRGVTVDKMTELRKAGREAGVYMRVVRNTLLRRVVEGTQFECLKDTFVGPTLIAYSLEHPGAAARLFKEFAKANAKFEVKAAAFEGELIPAAQIDRLATLPTYEEALARLMSTMKEAAAGKLVRTLAAVRDQKEAA; this comes from the coding sequence ATGGCATTAAATCTTCAAGACAAACAAGCGATTGTTGCTGAAGTCAGCGAAGTAGCCAAAGGTGCGCTGTCTGCGGTTGTTGCGGATTCCCGTGGCGTGACCGTAGATAAAATGACTGAACTGCGTAAAGCAGGTCGTGAAGCTGGCGTTTACATGCGTGTTGTTCGTAACACCCTGCTGCGCCGCGTCGTTGAAGGCACTCAATTTGAATGCCTGAAAGACACGTTTGTTGGTCCGACCCTGATTGCATACTCTTTAGAACACCCGGGCGCGGCAGCTCGTCTGTTCAAAGAATTCGCTAAAGCGAATGCAAAATTTGAGGTCAAAGCTGCAGCCTTTGAAGGCGAGCTGATCCCGGCGGCTCAAATTGACCGTCTGGCAACGCTGCCGACTTACGAAGAAGCACTGGCACGTCTGATGTCGACCATGAAAGAAGCCGCTGCCGGCAAACTGGTCCGCACCTTGGCTGCCGTACGCGATCAGAAAGAAGCCGCTTAA
- the rpoC gene encoding DNA-directed RNA polymerase subunit beta', producing the protein MKDLLKFLKAQTKTEEFDAIKIALASPDMIRSWSFGEVKKPETINYRTFKPERDGLFCARIFGPVKDYECLCGKYKRLKHRGVICEKCGVEVTQTKVRRERMGHIELASPTAHIWFLKSLPSRIGLLLDMPLRDIERVLYFESYVVVEGGMTNLERRQILTEEQYLDALEEFGDEFDAKMGAEAIQALLKNMDLEQECEQLREELNETNSETKRKKLTKRIKLLEAFVQSGNKPEWMILTVLPVLPPDLRPLVPLDGGRFATSDLNDLYRRVINRNNRLKRLLDLAAPDIIVRNEKRMLQEAVDALLDNGRRGRAITGSNKRPLKSLADMIKGKQGRFRQNLLGKRVDYSGRSVITVGPYLRLHQCGLPKKMALELFKPFIYGKLELRGLATTIKAAKKMVEREESVVWDILDEVIREHPVLLNRAPTLHRLGIQAFEPVLIEGKAIQLHPLVCAAYNADFDGDQMAVHVPLTLEAQLEARALMMSTNNILSPANGEPIIVPSQDVVLGLYYMTRDCVNAKGEGMVLTGPKEAERVYRAGLASLHARVKVRITEEIKNTEGELTHQTSIIDTTIGRAILWMIVPKGLPYSIVNQPLGKKAISKMLNVCYRILGLKPTVIFADQIMYTGFAYAARSGASVGIDDMVIPEKKAEIIEEAETEVAEIQEQFQSGLVTVGERYNKVIDIWAAANERVAKAMMENLSVEDVVNRDGVVEQQVSFNSIFMMADSGARGSAAQIRQLAGMRGLMAKPDGSIIETPITANFREGLNVLQYFISTHGARKGLADTALKTANSGYLTRRLVDVAQDLVVTEDDCGTHEGIMMTPVIEGGDVKEPLRERVLGRVTAEDVLKPGTADILVPRNTLLNEQWCDQLEENSVDAVKVRSVVSCETDFGVCAKCYGRDLARGHLINKGEAIGVIAAQSIGEPGTQLTMRTFHIGGAASRAAAESSIQVKNKGSLKLSNAKFVVNSNGKLVITSRNTELKLIDEFGRTKESYKVPYGAVMAKGDGSDVNGGDTVANWDPHTMPVISEVSGSIRFTDMVDGQTITRQTDELTGLSSIVVLDSAERTGSGKDLRPALKIVDDKGEDVLIPGTDMPAQYFLPGKAIVQLEDGVKISAGDTLARIPQESGGTKDITGGLPRVADLFEARRPKEPAILAEISGVISFGKETKGKRRLVITPLDGSEPYEEMIPKWRQLNVFEGERVERGDVVSDGPESPHDILRLRGVHAVTRYITNEVQEVYRLQGVKINDKHIEVIVRQMLRKGTIVDAGSTEFLEGEQAEVSRVKISNRQLEADGKIPATYSRDLLGITKASLATESFISAASFQETTRVLTEAAVAGKRDELRGLKENVIVGRLIPAGTGYAYHQDRLRRRQAGETPVVPQVSADEASANLAELLNAGFGKSDDE; encoded by the coding sequence GTGAAAGACTTATTAAAGTTTCTGAAAGCGCAAACTAAAACCGAAGAGTTTGATGCGATCAAAATTGCTCTGGCTTCGCCAGACATGATCCGTTCGTGGTCTTTTGGTGAAGTAAAAAAACCAGAAACCATTAACTACCGTACGTTCAAACCCGAACGTGACGGCCTTTTTTGCGCCCGTATCTTTGGGCCGGTGAAAGACTATGAATGCTTGTGCGGTAAGTATAAGCGTCTGAAACACCGCGGTGTAATCTGTGAGAAGTGCGGCGTCGAAGTGACCCAAACCAAAGTTCGCCGTGAGCGTATGGGCCACATTGAACTGGCTTCCCCGACTGCGCATATTTGGTTTCTGAAATCGCTGCCGTCCCGTATCGGTTTGCTGCTGGACATGCCGCTGCGCGATATCGAACGTGTATTGTACTTTGAATCTTATGTTGTGGTTGAAGGCGGCATGACCAATCTGGAACGTCGTCAGATCCTGACTGAAGAACAGTATCTGGACGCGCTGGAAGAATTTGGTGATGAGTTCGACGCCAAGATGGGCGCCGAGGCGATTCAGGCCCTGTTGAAAAACATGGATCTGGAGCAGGAATGCGAGCAACTGCGCGAAGAGTTGAATGAAACCAACTCCGAAACCAAACGCAAGAAGCTGACCAAGCGTATCAAGCTGTTGGAAGCGTTCGTTCAGTCCGGCAACAAGCCTGAGTGGATGATCCTGACCGTTCTGCCGGTTCTGCCGCCGGATCTGCGTCCGCTGGTTCCGCTGGACGGCGGCCGTTTCGCAACCTCCGATCTTAACGATCTGTACCGTCGCGTCATAAACCGTAACAACCGTCTGAAACGTCTGCTGGATCTGGCCGCGCCGGATATCATCGTACGTAACGAAAAACGTATGTTGCAGGAAGCGGTCGATGCCCTGTTGGATAACGGCCGTCGCGGTCGTGCCATCACTGGTTCCAATAAGCGTCCGCTGAAGTCATTGGCTGACATGATCAAAGGTAAACAGGGGCGTTTCCGTCAAAACCTGTTGGGTAAACGTGTCGATTATTCCGGGCGTTCCGTTATCACCGTTGGTCCGTACCTGCGCCTGCATCAGTGCGGTCTGCCGAAGAAAATGGCGCTGGAACTGTTCAAACCGTTTATCTACGGCAAGCTGGAACTGCGTGGTCTTGCCACCACCATCAAAGCCGCCAAGAAAATGGTGGAACGCGAAGAATCTGTCGTTTGGGATATCCTGGACGAAGTTATTCGTGAACACCCGGTACTGCTGAACCGTGCGCCAACCCTGCACCGTTTGGGTATTCAGGCGTTTGAACCTGTTCTGATTGAAGGTAAAGCCATCCAGTTGCATCCGCTGGTTTGTGCGGCATACAACGCCGACTTCGATGGTGACCAGATGGCCGTTCACGTACCGTTGACGCTGGAAGCCCAGTTGGAAGCGCGTGCGTTGATGATGTCCACCAACAACATTCTGTCTCCAGCGAACGGCGAACCTATCATCGTTCCTTCTCAGGACGTGGTGTTGGGTCTGTATTACATGACCCGTGACTGTGTTAACGCCAAAGGCGAAGGTATGGTGTTGACGGGGCCGAAAGAAGCTGAGCGCGTCTACCGCGCTGGTCTGGCCTCTCTGCATGCGCGCGTCAAAGTGCGTATTACGGAAGAGATCAAGAATACTGAAGGCGAGTTAACGCATCAGACATCGATTATCGATACAACTATCGGTCGTGCCATTCTGTGGATGATCGTGCCTAAAGGTTTGCCGTATTCGATCGTCAACCAGCCTCTGGGTAAAAAAGCGATCTCTAAAATGCTGAACGTCTGTTACCGCATTTTGGGCCTCAAACCGACGGTTATCTTCGCTGACCAGATCATGTATACCGGTTTTGCCTACGCTGCACGCTCCGGCGCTTCCGTGGGTATCGATGACATGGTTATCCCGGAGAAGAAAGCAGAGATTATCGAAGAAGCGGAAACCGAAGTCGCCGAGATTCAGGAGCAGTTCCAGTCTGGTCTGGTGACGGTTGGCGAACGCTATAACAAAGTTATCGATATCTGGGCTGCGGCGAACGAGCGTGTTGCCAAGGCGATGATGGAAAACCTGTCCGTTGAGGACGTGGTTAACCGCGATGGCGTGGTTGAGCAGCAGGTTTCTTTCAACAGCATCTTTATGATGGCCGACTCCGGTGCGCGTGGTTCTGCGGCACAGATTCGCCAGTTGGCGGGGATGCGTGGCCTGATGGCGAAGCCGGATGGCTCCATCATCGAAACGCCGATCACCGCGAACTTCCGTGAAGGTTTGAACGTACTCCAGTACTTCATTTCAACTCACGGTGCGCGTAAAGGTCTGGCGGATACCGCACTGAAAACAGCGAACTCCGGTTATCTGACTCGTCGTCTGGTTGACGTGGCGCAGGATCTGGTCGTTACCGAAGATGACTGCGGCACGCATGAAGGCATCATGATGACCCCGGTTATTGAAGGTGGCGATGTTAAAGAGCCGCTGCGTGAGCGCGTACTGGGTCGGGTGACGGCTGAAGATGTTCTTAAACCGGGAACGGCGGATATTCTGGTTCCACGTAACACGCTGTTGAACGAGCAGTGGTGTGATCAGTTGGAAGAGAACTCCGTTGACGCCGTTAAAGTACGTTCTGTTGTGAGCTGTGAAACTGACTTCGGCGTGTGCGCGAAGTGCTATGGTCGCGATCTGGCTCGTGGTCACCTGATTAATAAAGGTGAAGCCATCGGCGTTATCGCCGCGCAGTCCATTGGTGAACCGGGTACACAGTTAACCATGCGTACGTTCCACATCGGTGGTGCGGCATCGCGTGCGGCGGCTGAGTCCAGCATTCAGGTGAAAAATAAAGGTAGCCTGAAACTGAGCAACGCGAAGTTCGTGGTTAACAGTAACGGTAAACTGGTTATTACTTCACGTAATACCGAGTTGAAGCTGATCGACGAATTCGGTCGTACTAAAGAGAGCTATAAAGTGCCTTACGGTGCGGTCATGGCGAAGGGAGATGGCTCCGACGTTAACGGCGGCGACACTGTCGCGAACTGGGACCCGCATACCATGCCGGTTATCTCTGAAGTGAGCGGTAGCATTCGCTTCACGGATATGGTTGACGGCCAGACCATTACTCGTCAGACCGACGAGCTGACGGGTTTGTCTTCCATCGTGGTTCTGGATAGCGCAGAGCGTACCGGTAGCGGTAAAGACCTGCGTCCGGCACTGAAAATCGTTGATGACAAAGGTGAAGATGTATTGATCCCAGGTACGGATATGCCTGCTCAGTATTTCCTGCCGGGGAAAGCGATTGTTCAGTTGGAAGATGGTGTGAAGATCAGCGCGGGTGATACGTTGGCGCGTATTCCTCAGGAATCCGGCGGTACTAAGGATATCACGGGTGGTCTGCCACGCGTTGCCGACTTGTTTGAAGCTCGCCGTCCGAAAGAGCCGGCTATTCTGGCCGAGATCAGCGGGGTTATCTCGTTCGGTAAAGAAACCAAAGGCAAACGTCGTCTGGTGATTACGCCGCTGGATGGCAGCGAACCGTATGAAGAGATGATTCCGAAATGGCGTCAGCTCAACGTGTTCGAAGGCGAACGTGTCGAACGTGGCGATGTGGTATCCGATGGCCCGGAGTCTCCGCACGATATCCTGCGTCTGCGTGGCGTACATGCGGTGACGCGTTACATCACCAACGAAGTGCAGGAAGTTTATCGTCTGCAAGGCGTTAAGATTAACGATAAACATATTGAAGTTATCGTTCGCCAGATGTTGCGTAAAGGCACCATCGTGGATGCGGGCAGCACGGAGTTCTTGGAAGGCGAACAGGCGGAAGTCTCTCGCGTCAAGATTTCCAACCGTCAGTTGGAAGCGGATGGCAAGATCCCGGCGACTTACAGCCGCGACCTGCTGGGTATCACCAAAGCGTCTCTGGCAACCGAGTCCTTCATCTCTGCGGCCTCGTTCCAGGAAACCACGCGCGTTCTTACTGAAGCGGCTGTTGCAGGTAAACGTGATGAGCTGCGCGGCCTGAAAGAAAACGTAATTGTGGGTCGTCTGATTCCGGCGGGTACGGGTTATGCCTATCACCAGGATCGGCTGCGTCGCCGTCAGGCTGGCGAGACGCCTGTTGTGCCTCAGGTGAGTGCGGATGAAGCGTCTGCTAATTTGGCGGAACTGCTGAACGCCGGTTTCGGTAAAAGTGACGACGAATAA
- the shiA gene encoding shikimate transporter: MNTSSTSVLIQNDNALSIDHDVSANSDITSQTQSQSHIQGRARRAAWGSFIGAVVDWYDFLLYGIVAALVFNTEFFPQVSPTMGTLAAFGTFGVGFLFRPLGGMVFGHFGDKFGRKRMLMITVWMMGISTALIGLLPSFDSIGWWAPVLLVTLRAIQGFAVGGEWGGAALLAVENAPKKKKAFYSSGVQVGYGVGLLLATGSISLVSHYTTNADFINWGWRLPFLFSVVLVAIAWWIRSGMEESQEFEANKKLQQRTESIRSFPIIDALCKHPRAFLLIIALRLGELLTMYIVTAFALNYSTANLGMPREFFLHISLLVGGISCLSIPLFARLADNFGRRRIYVTGALIGAACAFPFFMALEAHANLWVLFFAIMLANVAHDMIVSVQQPMFTELFGTAYRYSGAGVGYQVASVVGGGFTPFIAVLLVDFFGGSWHGVATYLTVGCLLSAIVGVRMKPQTLD, translated from the coding sequence ATGAACACCTCATCAACGTCAGTACTTATACAGAATGACAACGCGTTATCAATCGATCATGACGTATCTGCAAACAGTGACATCACATCACAAACCCAGTCACAAAGCCATATTCAAGGCCGCGCTCGTCGCGCTGCATGGGGAAGTTTTATCGGCGCCGTCGTTGATTGGTACGATTTTCTGCTGTACGGAATAGTTGCCGCGCTTGTATTTAATACGGAGTTTTTCCCACAGGTCAGCCCGACGATGGGGACGCTGGCGGCTTTTGGTACGTTTGGCGTTGGTTTCTTGTTCCGCCCATTAGGGGGAATGGTGTTTGGACACTTTGGCGATAAATTTGGCCGCAAGCGCATGCTGATGATTACTGTCTGGATGATGGGGATCTCTACGGCATTAATTGGCCTGTTGCCGTCTTTTGATTCAATCGGCTGGTGGGCGCCGGTATTACTGGTGACGCTACGAGCGATTCAAGGATTTGCTGTTGGCGGAGAGTGGGGCGGTGCGGCGCTACTGGCTGTCGAGAATGCGCCGAAAAAGAAAAAAGCATTTTACAGCAGTGGCGTACAGGTAGGCTATGGCGTGGGGCTGTTGTTGGCGACGGGCTCGATTTCACTGGTTAGCCACTACACCACGAACGCTGACTTTATCAACTGGGGCTGGCGTTTGCCGTTTTTATTCAGCGTCGTATTGGTGGCGATCGCCTGGTGGATACGCTCCGGGATGGAAGAATCTCAGGAATTTGAAGCCAACAAAAAATTGCAGCAAAGAACGGAATCAATTCGTTCGTTCCCAATCATTGATGCGTTGTGTAAGCACCCCAGGGCATTTTTGTTGATTATCGCCCTACGCTTGGGTGAACTGCTGACGATGTATATCGTTACGGCATTTGCGCTCAATTATTCCACCGCTAATCTGGGGATGCCGAGAGAATTCTTCCTTCATATCAGCCTTCTGGTAGGAGGGATAAGCTGCCTGTCTATTCCGCTGTTCGCCCGACTAGCCGATAATTTTGGCCGGCGCCGGATTTACGTCACCGGCGCATTGATCGGCGCCGCCTGCGCGTTTCCGTTCTTTATGGCGCTGGAAGCGCATGCCAATCTGTGGGTACTGTTTTTTGCCATCATGCTGGCCAACGTTGCCCACGATATGATCGTCAGCGTTCAGCAGCCGATGTTTACCGAACTCTTTGGTACGGCATACCGTTATAGCGGCGCCGGCGTCGGTTATCAGGTGGCAAGCGTGGTCGGTGGCGGATTTACCCCTTTTATCGCCGTCTTGCTGGTGGATTTTTTTGGCGGCTCCTGGCATGGCGTTGCCACTTACCTTACGGTGGGTTGCCTGCTGTCGGCGATTGTCGGGGTTAGGATGAAACCGCAAACGCTGGATTGA
- the rpoB gene encoding DNA-directed RNA polymerase subunit beta, which translates to MVYSYTEKKRIRKDFGKRPQVLDIPYLLSIQLDSFQKFIEQDPEGQYGLEAAFRSVFPIQSYSGNSELQYVSYRLGEPVFDVKECQIRGVTFSAPLRVKLRLVIYEREAPEGTVKDIKEQEVYMGEIPLMTDNGTFVINGTERVIVSQLHRSPGVFFDSDKGKTHSSGKVLYNARIIPYRGSWLDFEFDPKDNLFVRIDRRRKLPATIILRALSYSAEQILDLFFDKIVYEINGNKLQMDLVPERLRGETASFDIEANGKVYIEKGRRITARHIRQLEKDGIERIEVPVEYIVGKVLSKDYIDESTGELIGAANMELSMDLLAKLSQSGHKRIETLFTNDLDHGPYISETLRVDPSSDRLSSLVEIYRMMRPGEPPTREAAETLFENLFFSEDRYDLSAVGRMKFNRSLLREEIEGSGILSKEDIIDVMKKLIDIRNGKGEVDDIDHLGNRRIRSVGEMAENQFRVGLVRVERAVKERLSLGDLDTLMPQDMINAKPISAAVKEFFGSSQLSQFMDQNNPLSEITHKRRISALGPGGLTRERAGFEVRDVHPTHYGRVCPIETPEGPNIGLINSLSVYAQTNEYGFLETPYRRVRDNVVTDEIHYLSAIEEGNFVIAQANTNLDEEGRFIDELVTCRNKGESSLFSRDQVEYMDVSTQQVVSVGASLIPFLEHDDANRALMGANMQRQAVPTLRADKPLVGTGMERAVAVDSGVTAVAKRGGTVQYVDASRIVIRVNDDEMYPGEAGIDIYNLTKYTRSNQNTCISQMPCVSLGEPVERGDVLADGPSTDLGELALGQNMRVAFMPWNGYNFEDSILVSERVVQEDRFTTIHIQELACVSRDTKLGPEEITADIPNVGEAALSKLDESGIVYIGAEVTGGDILVGKVTPKGETQLTPEEKLLRAIFGEKASDVKDSSLRVPNGVSGTVIDVQVFTRDGVEKDKRALEIEEMQLKQVKKDLTEELQILEAGLFARIHAVLVSGGVEAEKLDKLPRERWLELGLTDEEKQNQLEQLAEQYDELKHEFEKKLEAKRRKITQGDDLAPGVLKIVKVYLAVKRQIQPGDKMAGRHGNKGVISKINPIEDMPYDENGVPVDIVLNPLGVPSRMNIGQILETHLGMAAKGIGDKINAMLKRHEEVSKLREFIQKAYDLGDDVRQKVDLSTFSDEEVVRLAENLKKGMPIATPVFDGAKEKEIKELLQMGGIPTSGQITLYDGRTGEQFERQVTVGYMYMLKLNHLVDDKMHARSTGSYSLVTQQPLGGKAQFGGQRFGEMEVWALEAYGAAYTLQEMLTVKSDDVNGRTKMYKNIVDGNHQMEPGMPESFNVLLKEIRSLGINIELEEE; encoded by the coding sequence ATGGTTTACTCCTATACCGAGAAAAAACGCATTCGCAAGGATTTTGGTAAACGTCCACAGGTTTTGGACATACCTTATCTCCTTTCTATCCAGCTTGACTCGTTTCAGAAGTTTATCGAGCAAGATCCGGAAGGTCAGTACGGTTTGGAAGCTGCATTCCGTTCTGTTTTCCCCATACAAAGCTATAGCGGCAATTCAGAGCTGCAATACGTTAGCTATCGCCTGGGAGAACCGGTATTTGACGTTAAAGAATGTCAGATCCGTGGCGTGACGTTTTCTGCGCCGCTGCGTGTAAAACTGCGCCTGGTGATATACGAACGTGAAGCGCCTGAAGGCACCGTTAAAGACATCAAAGAACAAGAAGTTTACATGGGCGAAATCCCGCTCATGACCGATAACGGTACTTTTGTGATTAACGGGACTGAGCGTGTTATCGTTTCCCAGTTGCACCGTAGTCCGGGTGTATTCTTCGATAGCGATAAAGGTAAAACCCACTCTTCAGGTAAGGTGCTGTATAACGCACGTATTATTCCTTACCGTGGTTCATGGCTGGATTTTGAGTTTGATCCGAAGGATAACCTGTTTGTCCGTATTGACCGTCGCCGCAAATTGCCTGCGACCATTATTCTGCGTGCGCTGAGTTACTCCGCCGAGCAGATTCTTGATCTTTTCTTCGATAAAATTGTCTATGAAATCAATGGCAATAAATTGCAGATGGATCTGGTTCCTGAACGTCTGCGTGGCGAAACGGCTTCATTCGATATTGAAGCAAACGGCAAGGTCTACATTGAAAAAGGCCGTCGTATTACCGCCCGCCATATCCGTCAGTTAGAGAAAGACGGGATTGAGCGCATTGAAGTTCCGGTTGAATACATTGTTGGTAAAGTGCTTTCCAAAGATTACATCGACGAAAGCACAGGCGAACTGATCGGCGCAGCCAATATGGAGCTGTCGATGGATCTGCTGGCCAAGCTGAGCCAATCAGGTCACAAACGTATTGAAACGCTGTTCACCAACGATCTGGATCACGGGCCGTATATTTCTGAAACCTTGCGCGTCGATCCATCCAGCGATCGTCTGAGCTCATTGGTTGAAATTTACCGCATGATGCGCCCTGGTGAGCCACCAACGCGAGAAGCAGCGGAAACGCTGTTTGAGAATCTGTTCTTCTCCGAAGACCGCTATGACTTGTCTGCGGTCGGGCGTATGAAGTTCAACCGTTCTCTGCTGCGTGAAGAGATCGAAGGTTCGGGTATTCTGAGCAAAGAAGACATCATTGACGTGATGAAAAAACTCATTGATATCCGTAACGGCAAAGGTGAAGTGGACGATATCGACCACCTCGGCAACCGTCGCATTCGTTCTGTTGGCGAAATGGCGGAAAACCAGTTCCGCGTTGGTCTAGTCCGTGTAGAGCGTGCGGTGAAAGAGCGTCTGTCCCTGGGCGATCTCGATACGCTGATGCCTCAGGATATGATCAATGCCAAGCCGATTTCGGCTGCGGTGAAAGAGTTCTTTGGTTCAAGTCAACTGTCACAGTTTATGGATCAGAACAACCCGTTGTCCGAGATTACGCATAAACGCCGTATCTCCGCACTGGGCCCAGGTGGTTTGACCCGTGAACGCGCAGGCTTTGAAGTTCGAGACGTACACCCGACTCACTATGGCCGTGTTTGTCCAATCGAAACGCCAGAAGGTCCGAATATCGGCCTGATTAACTCCCTGTCCGTTTACGCACAAACCAACGAATATGGTTTCCTGGAAACCCCGTATCGTCGCGTGCGTGACAATGTGGTGACGGATGAGATCCATTACCTGTCAGCGATAGAGGAAGGTAACTTCGTTATCGCGCAGGCGAACACCAATCTCGATGAAGAAGGTCGTTTCATCGATGAACTGGTGACCTGCCGTAATAAAGGCGAGTCTAGCTTGTTCAGCCGCGATCAGGTTGAATATATGGACGTTTCTACACAGCAGGTTGTCTCTGTCGGTGCTTCACTGATCCCATTCCTGGAACACGATGACGCCAACCGTGCATTGATGGGTGCGAACATGCAACGTCAGGCCGTTCCTACTCTGCGTGCTGACAAGCCGCTGGTTGGTACGGGTATGGAACGCGCCGTTGCGGTTGACTCCGGTGTAACAGCCGTAGCAAAACGCGGTGGTACGGTACAATACGTTGATGCTTCACGTATCGTCATCCGCGTGAATGACGATGAGATGTATCCGGGTGAAGCCGGGATCGACATCTATAACCTGACAAAATACACCCGTTCTAACCAGAACACCTGCATCAGCCAGATGCCGTGCGTGTCTCTGGGCGAACCGGTTGAACGCGGCGACGTTCTGGCTGATGGCCCATCCACCGATCTGGGTGAGCTGGCGCTGGGTCAAAACATGCGCGTGGCGTTTATGCCGTGGAACGGTTACAACTTTGAAGACTCCATCCTCGTTTCCGAGCGTGTGGTTCAGGAAGATCGCTTTACCACTATTCACATCCAGGAACTGGCTTGCGTATCTCGCGACACCAAACTGGGGCCGGAGGAAATTACCGCGGATATCCCGAATGTGGGTGAAGCCGCGCTTTCCAAGCTGGATGAGTCCGGTATTGTTTATATCGGTGCGGAAGTGACCGGCGGTGATATTCTGGTCGGTAAGGTAACCCCGAAAGGTGAAACCCAACTTACGCCGGAAGAAAAGCTGCTGCGTGCGATCTTCGGTGAGAAGGCGTCTGACGTTAAAGACTCTTCTCTGCGCGTACCAAACGGCGTTTCCGGTACGGTTATCGATGTGCAGGTCTTTACCCGCGACGGCGTGGAAAAAGACAAGCGTGCGTTGGAAATCGAAGAAATGCAGCTCAAGCAGGTGAAGAAAGACCTGACTGAAGAACTGCAAATTCTGGAAGCGGGTTTGTTTGCCCGTATTCACGCCGTGCTGGTTTCTGGCGGTGTGGAAGCTGAAAAACTGGACAAATTGCCGCGCGAGCGCTGGTTGGAACTGGGTCTGACTGATGAAGAGAAACAGAATCAGTTAGAACAGTTGGCGGAACAGTATGATGAGCTGAAGCACGAGTTTGAGAAAAAACTTGAAGCTAAGCGCCGCAAAATCACCCAGGGTGACGATCTGGCGCCGGGCGTGCTGAAAATCGTTAAGGTTTATCTGGCCGTTAAACGTCAGATCCAACCGGGTGACAAGATGGCGGGTCGTCACGGGAACAAGGGTGTTATCTCCAAGATCAACCCGATCGAGGATATGCCCTACGATGAGAACGGCGTACCGGTCGATATCGTATTGAACCCGCTGGGCGTACCTTCACGTATGAATATCGGTCAGATTCTGGAAACCCACCTGGGTATGGCGGCTAAAGGTATCGGCGACAAGATTAACGCCATGCTCAAGCGGCACGAAGAAGTGTCCAAACTGCGTGAGTTTATCCAGAAAGCCTATGACTTGGGCGACGATGTGCGTCAAAAAGTCGACCTGAGTACTTTCTCTGACGAAGAAGTCGTGCGTCTGGCAGAAAACCTGAAGAAAGGGATGCCGATTGCAACGCCGGTATTCGACGGTGCAAAAGAGAAAGAGATTAAGGAACTGTTGCAGATGGGCGGTATCCCGACCTCCGGTCAGATTACCCTGTACGATGGACGTACCGGTGAGCAATTTGAGCGTCAGGTTACGGTGGGCTACATGTACATGCTGAAGCTGAACCACTTGGTTGACGATAAGATGCACGCGCGTTCTACCGGTTCTTACAGCCTGGTTACTCAGCAGCCGCTGGGTGGTAAGGCGCAGTTCGGTGGCCAACGCTTCGGTGAGATGGAAGTGTGGGCGCTGGAAGCTTATGGTGCGGCTTATACCTTGCAGGAAATGTTGACCGTTAAGTCTGATGACGTAAATGGTCGTACCAAGATGTATAAGAACATCGTGGACGGCAACCATCAGATGGAACCAGGCATGCCGGAATCCTTCAACGTATTGTTGAAAGAAATCCGCTCGCTGGGTATCAACATCGAGCTGGAAGAAGAGTAA
- the rplL gene encoding 50S ribosomal protein L7/L12: MSITKDQILEAVAAMSVMDVVELVSAMEEKFGVSAAAAVAVAAGPAEAAEEKTEFDVVLKAIGANKVAVIKAVRGATGLGLKEAKDLVESAPAALKEGVSKDDAEALKKALEEAGAEVEVK; encoded by the coding sequence ATGTCTATCACTAAAGATCAAATTCTGGAAGCAGTAGCCGCGATGTCTGTAATGGATGTTGTTGAGCTGGTTTCCGCTATGGAAGAAAAATTCGGTGTTTCTGCCGCCGCTGCTGTAGCTGTTGCTGCTGGCCCGGCTGAAGCTGCTGAAGAAAAAACTGAGTTCGACGTTGTGCTGAAAGCTATCGGCGCTAATAAAGTTGCCGTAATCAAAGCCGTTCGTGGCGCAACTGGTCTGGGCTTGAAAGAAGCCAAAGATCTGGTTGAATCCGCTCCGGCAGCGCTGAAAGAAGGCGTTAGCAAAGATGATGCTGAAGCTCTGAAGAAAGCACTGGAAGAAGCTGGCGCAGAAGTTGAAGTCAAATAA